The following proteins come from a genomic window of Pseudomonas hygromyciniae:
- a CDS encoding isovaleryl-CoA dehydrogenase has product MSYPTLNFALGETIDMLRDQVQAFVAKELAPRAAQIDIDNLFPVDMWRKFGDMGLLGITVPEEYGGAGLGYLAHVVAMEEISRGSASVALSYGAHSNLCVNQINRNGSHEQKLKYLPKLISGEHIGALAMSEPNAGSDVVSMKLRADKRGSVYVLNGSKTWITNGPDAHTYVIYAKTDLEKGAHGITAFIVERDSKGFSRSNKFDKLGMRGSNTCELFFDDVEVPEENILGALNGGVKVLMSGLDYERVVLSGGPTGIMQACMDLIVPYIHDRKQFGQSIGEFQLIQGKVADMYTQLNASRAYLYAVAQACERGETTRKDAAGVILYSAERATQMALDAIQILGGNGYINEFPAGRLLRDAKLYEIGAGTSEIRRMLIGRELFNETR; this is encoded by the coding sequence ATGAGTTACCCGACCCTGAACTTCGCCCTCGGTGAAACCATCGACATGCTGCGCGACCAGGTGCAGGCCTTCGTGGCCAAGGAGCTGGCGCCCCGGGCAGCACAGATCGATATCGACAACCTGTTCCCCGTGGATATGTGGCGCAAGTTCGGTGACATGGGCCTGCTGGGCATCACCGTGCCGGAAGAATACGGCGGTGCCGGCCTGGGTTACCTGGCCCACGTGGTGGCCATGGAAGAGATCAGCCGTGGCTCGGCCTCGGTGGCGCTGTCCTACGGCGCGCACTCCAACCTGTGCGTCAACCAGATCAACCGCAACGGCAGCCACGAGCAAAAGCTCAAGTACCTGCCCAAGCTGATCAGCGGCGAGCACATTGGCGCCCTGGCCATGAGCGAGCCCAATGCCGGCTCGGATGTGGTCTCGATGAAGCTGCGCGCCGACAAGCGCGGCAGCGTGTATGTGCTCAACGGCAGCAAGACCTGGATCACCAACGGTCCCGATGCCCACACCTACGTAATCTACGCCAAGACCGACCTGGAAAAAGGCGCCCATGGCATCACCGCGTTTATCGTCGAGCGCGACTCGAAAGGCTTCAGCCGCAGCAACAAGTTCGACAAGCTGGGCATGCGCGGCTCCAACACCTGCGAGCTGTTTTTCGATGACGTCGAAGTGCCCGAAGAAAACATCCTCGGCGCGCTCAATGGCGGGGTCAAAGTGCTGATGAGCGGCCTGGACTACGAGCGCGTGGTGCTCTCCGGCGGCCCTACCGGGATCATGCAGGCCTGCATGGACCTGATCGTGCCGTATATCCACGACCGCAAACAGTTCGGCCAGAGCATCGGCGAGTTCCAACTGATCCAGGGCAAGGTCGCCGACATGTACACCCAGCTCAACGCCAGCCGTGCCTACCTGTACGCGGTTGCCCAAGCCTGCGAGCGCGGCGAAACCACACGCAAGGACGCGGCCGGGGTGATTCTGTACAGCGCCGAACGCGCCACGCAGATGGCCCTCGATGCAATCCAGATTCTCGGCGGCAATGGCTATATCAATGAATTCCCGGCCGGCCGCCTGCTGCGCGATGCCAAGCTGTATGAAATCGGCGCGGGCACCAGTGAGATCCGGCGCATGTTGATTGGTCGCGAACTGTTCAACGAAACCCGCTGA
- a CDS encoding gamma-carboxygeranoyl-CoA hydratase has product MSDFNTVELVNDPRGFATLWLSREEKNNAFNAEMIRELIIALDQVQADASLRFLVVRGRGKHFSAGADLAWMQQSAELDYHTNLDDARELAELMYNLAKLKIPTLAVVQGAAYGGALGLISCCDMAIGADDAQFCLSEVRIGLAPAVISPFVVQAIGERAARRYALTAERFDGQQAQAIGLLAQSYPLDELNQQVEQWTANLLLNSPAAMRASKDLLREVGNGALTPALRRYCENAISRIRVSAEGQEGLRAFLQKRAPSWQSQEHRS; this is encoded by the coding sequence ATGAGCGATTTCAACACCGTTGAACTGGTGAACGACCCCCGTGGCTTTGCCACGCTGTGGTTGAGCCGGGAAGAGAAAAACAACGCGTTCAATGCCGAAATGATCCGTGAGCTGATCATTGCCCTGGATCAGGTACAGGCCGATGCGTCCCTGCGCTTTCTGGTGGTACGCGGGCGCGGCAAGCATTTCAGCGCCGGCGCGGACCTGGCCTGGATGCAGCAGTCGGCCGAGCTGGATTACCACACCAACCTTGACGACGCCCGCGAGCTGGCGGAGTTGATGTACAACCTGGCCAAGCTGAAAATCCCGACCCTGGCCGTGGTCCAGGGCGCAGCGTATGGCGGTGCCCTGGGCCTGATCAGTTGCTGCGACATGGCCATTGGCGCCGATGACGCGCAGTTCTGTCTGTCGGAAGTGCGCATCGGTCTCGCACCGGCGGTCATCAGCCCGTTTGTGGTGCAGGCGATTGGCGAGCGCGCGGCCCGGCGTTATGCCCTGACCGCAGAACGCTTCGACGGCCAGCAGGCGCAGGCGATCGGGCTATTGGCGCAAAGCTATCCCCTCGATGAGCTGAATCAACAGGTCGAGCAGTGGACCGCCAATCTGCTGCTCAACAGCCCGGCCGCCATGCGCGCCAGCAAGGACCTGCTGCGTGAAGTCGGCAACGGCGCGCTCACCCCGGCCTTGCGCCGTTACTGCGAAAACGCCATCTCACGCATCCGCGTCAGCGCCGAGGGCCAGGAAGGCTTGCGCGCGTTTTTGCAAAAGCGTGCACCCAGCTGGCAGTCCCAGGAGCATCGTTCATGA
- a CDS encoding AMP-binding protein has translation MDQPNQSYSRGPQNKALLAMTIGQAFDRTVARYPEGEALVVRHQQLRYTWQQLAEAVDLHARALLALGLQIGDRLGIWAPNCAEWCISQVASAKLGVILVNINPAYRSSELEYVLKQSGCQWLICAGSFKSSDYHGMLQALVPELAEQGIGQLRCELLPELRGVISLDARPPSGFLPWLQLSALGTGIPPQQLHHREASLHFDQPVNIQYTSGTTGFPKGATLSHHNILNNGYMVGESLGLTAQDRLVIPVPLYHCFGMVMGNLGCITHGTTMIYPNDGFDPLLTLAAVAEERATGLYGVPTMFIAVLDHPQRGTFDLSTLRTGIMAGSTCPIEVMRRVISDLHMSEVQIAYGMTETSPVSLQTGADDDLERRVTTVGRTQPQLESKIIDEAGNTVARGQIGELCTRGYSVMLGYWNNPEGTREAIDEAGWMHTGDLASMDEQGYVCIAGRNKDMIIRGGENVYPRELEEFFFTHPAVADVQIIGIPDERYGEEIVAWIKFHPGQVANELELQTWCKGRIAHFKTPKHFRFVEEFPMTVTGKVQKFRMREITIEQLRSET, from the coding sequence ATGGATCAACCGAATCAGAGCTACAGCCGTGGCCCACAGAACAAGGCCCTGCTGGCCATGACCATTGGCCAGGCCTTTGACCGCACGGTGGCGCGGTACCCGGAGGGCGAGGCTCTGGTGGTGCGCCATCAGCAGTTGCGCTACACCTGGCAGCAATTGGCCGAAGCCGTGGACCTGCATGCCCGCGCTCTGCTGGCCCTGGGTTTGCAGATCGGGGATCGTCTCGGCATCTGGGCGCCGAACTGCGCCGAGTGGTGCATTAGCCAGGTGGCCAGTGCCAAGCTCGGGGTGATCCTGGTCAACATCAATCCGGCCTACCGCAGTAGCGAGTTGGAATACGTACTCAAGCAATCGGGCTGCCAGTGGTTGATCTGTGCCGGTTCGTTCAAATCCTCCGACTACCACGGGATGCTGCAGGCGCTGGTACCGGAACTGGCGGAGCAGGGCATCGGCCAATTGCGCTGCGAGCTGTTACCCGAGCTGCGCGGGGTAATCAGCCTGGATGCGCGACCGCCCTCGGGGTTCCTGCCCTGGTTGCAATTGTCGGCCCTGGGTACGGGCATTCCCCCGCAACAGCTGCATCACCGCGAGGCCAGCCTGCACTTCGATCAACCCGTCAACATCCAGTACACCTCCGGCACCACGGGCTTCCCCAAGGGCGCCACCCTCAGTCACCACAACATCCTCAACAACGGCTACATGGTCGGCGAAAGCCTGGGCCTGACCGCCCAGGACCGCCTGGTGATCCCCGTGCCGCTCTACCATTGCTTTGGCATGGTCATGGGCAACCTGGGCTGCATCACCCATGGCACGACCATGATCTATCCCAATGACGGTTTCGACCCGCTGCTGACCCTGGCCGCCGTGGCCGAAGAGCGTGCCACTGGCCTATACGGCGTACCCACGATGTTTATCGCGGTGCTCGATCATCCGCAGCGCGGTACGTTCGACCTGTCGACCCTGCGCACCGGGATCATGGCCGGCTCCACCTGCCCGATCGAGGTGATGCGCCGGGTGATCAGCGACCTGCATATGAGTGAGGTACAAATCGCCTACGGCATGACCGAGACCAGCCCGGTGTCGCTGCAGACCGGGGCCGATGACGACCTGGAGCGGCGCGTGACCACCGTCGGGCGCACCCAGCCCCAGTTGGAAAGCAAGATCATCGACGAAGCCGGCAACACCGTAGCGCGCGGGCAGATCGGCGAGCTGTGCACCCGTGGCTACAGCGTGATGCTCGGCTACTGGAACAACCCCGAGGGCACCCGCGAAGCCATCGACGAGGCGGGCTGGATGCATACGGGCGACCTGGCGAGCATGGATGAGCAGGGTTACGTGTGCATCGCCGGGCGCAACAAAGACATGATCATTCGCGGCGGCGAGAACGTGTACCCACGGGAGCTGGAGGAGTTCTTCTTCACCCACCCGGCGGTGGCCGATGTGCAGATTATCGGCATCCCCGATGAGCGTTACGGCGAAGAGATCGTGGCCTGGATCAAGTTTCATCCGGGGCAGGTCGCCAACGAACTGGAGTTGCAAACCTGGTGCAAGGGGCGCATTGCGCACTTCAAGACGCCGAAGCATTTCCGGTTTGTTGAAGAGTTTCCGATGACAGTGACCGGCAAGGTCCAGAAGTTTCGTATGCGCGAGATCACGATCGAGCAACTGCGTAGCGAAACCTGA
- a CDS encoding carboxyl transferase domain-containing protein codes for MATLHTQLNPRSAEFAANSAAMLKQVDALHTLLAQVQQGGGSKAQERHTSRGKLLPRERINRLLDPGSAFLELSQLAAYQVYGEDVPAAGVIAGIGRVEGVECMIVANDATVKGGSYYPLTVKKHLRAQTIAEQNRLPCIYLVDSGGANLPRQDEVFPDREHFGRIFFNQANMSAQGIPQIAVVMGSCTAGGAYVPAMADEAIMVRQQATIFLAGPPLVKAATGEVVSAEDLGGADVHCKISGVADHYADSDEHALALARRSVANLNWRKQGQLQQRTPVAPLYASDELYGVIPADAKQPFDVREVIARLVDGSVFDEFKALFGTTLVCGFAHLHGYPIAILGNNGILFAEAAQKGAHFIELACQRGIPLLFLQNITGFMVGQKYEAGGIAKHGAKLVTAVACAKVPKFTVIIGGSFGAGNYGMCGRAYDPRFLWMWPNARIGVMGAEQAAGVLVQVKREQAERSGQGFSAEEEAQIKQPILDQYETQGHPYYSSARLWDDGVIDPLQTRDVLALALSAALNAPIEPSRFGVFRM; via the coding sequence ATGGCCACCCTGCACACCCAACTCAATCCGCGTTCGGCTGAATTTGCCGCCAATAGCGCGGCAATGCTCAAACAGGTCGACGCCCTGCACACCCTGCTCGCCCAGGTCCAGCAAGGCGGCGGCAGCAAGGCCCAGGAGCGCCACACGTCCCGGGGCAAGCTGTTACCGCGCGAGCGCATCAACCGCCTGCTTGACCCAGGCTCGGCGTTCCTTGAGCTCAGCCAACTGGCGGCGTATCAGGTCTATGGTGAAGACGTACCGGCTGCTGGCGTGATCGCCGGGATCGGCCGGGTCGAAGGCGTGGAATGCATGATCGTCGCCAACGACGCCACGGTAAAAGGCGGTTCCTATTACCCGCTGACCGTGAAAAAACACCTGCGCGCACAAACCATCGCCGAACAGAATCGCCTACCGTGCATCTACCTGGTGGATTCCGGCGGCGCCAACCTGCCGCGCCAGGATGAAGTGTTTCCCGACCGCGAGCACTTTGGGCGGATCTTCTTCAACCAGGCCAACATGAGTGCCCAAGGCATCCCGCAAATTGCCGTGGTCATGGGCTCCTGCACCGCCGGTGGTGCCTATGTGCCAGCGATGGCCGACGAAGCGATCATGGTGCGCCAGCAGGCGACCATCTTCCTCGCCGGCCCGCCACTGGTGAAGGCCGCCACGGGCGAAGTGGTCAGCGCCGAAGACCTTGGCGGTGCCGATGTGCACTGCAAGATCTCCGGGGTGGCCGACCATTACGCCGACAGCGACGAACACGCCCTGGCCCTGGCCCGCCGTAGCGTCGCCAACCTCAATTGGCGCAAACAGGGGCAGTTGCAACAACGCACGCCGGTCGCGCCGTTGTATGCCAGCGACGAGTTGTACGGGGTGATCCCGGCCGACGCCAAGCAACCGTTCGATGTGCGCGAAGTGATTGCGCGACTGGTGGACGGCTCGGTCTTCGATGAATTCAAGGCGCTGTTCGGCACCACGCTGGTCTGCGGGTTTGCCCATTTGCATGGCTATCCCATCGCGATCCTTGGCAATAACGGCATCCTCTTCGCCGAAGCTGCGCAAAAAGGCGCGCACTTTATCGAGCTGGCCTGCCAGCGCGGGATTCCCCTGCTGTTCTTGCAGAACATCACCGGCTTTATGGTCGGGCAGAAATACGAAGCCGGCGGCATCGCCAAGCACGGCGCCAAGCTGGTCACCGCCGTGGCCTGTGCCAAGGTACCGAAATTCACAGTGATCATCGGTGGCAGCTTTGGTGCCGGTAACTACGGGATGTGCGGACGGGCCTACGACCCGCGCTTTTTGTGGATGTGGCCCAACGCACGCATTGGCGTGATGGGTGCCGAACAGGCGGCCGGCGTGCTGGTGCAGGTCAAGCGCGAACAAGCCGAACGCAGTGGTCAGGGGTTCAGCGCCGAGGAAGAAGCGCAGATCAAGCAGCCGATCCTCGACCAGTATGAAACCCAGGGCCACCCCTACTACTCCAGCGCCCGCCTGTGGGATGACGGTGTCATCGACCCTTTGCAGACCCGTGACGTGCTGGCCCTGGCCTTGTCCGCCGCACTGAATGCCCCCATCGAGCCGAGCCGCTTCGGCGTGTTCCGCATGTAA